A single region of the Arthrobacter sp. PAMC25564 genome encodes:
- a CDS encoding Gfo/Idh/MocA family oxidoreductase: protein MDPEEAPLRIGILGASRVSPTSIIEPARLTGARLVAVAARDRDRAQDFADRYGVERVLGSYEELVNDPEIEAVYNPLANSLHARWNLAAIAAGKHVLSEKPFAANAAEAREVRDAGKRAGVKVVDGFHYLYHPVTKRLHELVASGELGELQRVETMVMIPPPPPEDPRWSLPLAGGALMDLGCYSLHAIRAMAPLAGGNPTLINARGAERTGLPGVDEWVDADLVYPSGITATARCNMNGTRAEMTYRAIGSQGQATVANFILPHTDDSLEVKTADGQRIEHPGTRSSYTYQLDAFTALIRHGIPMPTDSDDAVQTMELIDQCYKAIGLEPRAGTRNEANPHER from the coding sequence ATGGATCCAGAAGAAGCACCGCTGCGCATCGGCATCCTGGGAGCGTCCCGCGTCAGCCCCACATCCATCATTGAACCTGCCAGGCTGACAGGTGCGCGGCTGGTGGCCGTCGCAGCCCGCGACCGGGACCGGGCACAGGACTTTGCCGACCGGTACGGCGTCGAACGGGTACTCGGCTCCTACGAAGAGCTGGTCAATGACCCGGAGATCGAAGCGGTCTACAACCCGCTGGCCAACTCGCTGCACGCACGATGGAACCTGGCAGCCATCGCCGCGGGAAAACACGTCCTGTCAGAGAAACCGTTCGCCGCCAACGCAGCAGAAGCCAGAGAAGTGCGCGACGCAGGCAAACGCGCGGGCGTCAAGGTCGTCGACGGATTCCACTATCTCTACCACCCCGTCACAAAGAGACTCCACGAACTCGTCGCCTCCGGGGAACTCGGCGAACTCCAGCGCGTCGAAACCATGGTGATGATTCCGCCCCCGCCACCCGAAGACCCCCGGTGGTCACTGCCACTCGCGGGCGGAGCACTCATGGACCTGGGCTGCTACAGCCTCCATGCCATCCGGGCCATGGCCCCCCTGGCAGGCGGGAATCCCACCCTCATCAACGCCCGGGGAGCCGAACGGACCGGCCTGCCCGGAGTGGACGAATGGGTTGACGCTGATCTGGTCTATCCCTCCGGAATCACCGCAACGGCACGATGCAATATGAACGGGACCCGAGCCGAAATGACCTACCGCGCCATCGGAAGCCAGGGACAAGCCACCGTGGCAAATTTCATCCTCCCTCACACCGATGACAGCCTCGAGGTGAAAACGGCTGACGGCCAACGGATCGAACACCCGGGCACACGATCCTCCTACACCTATCAGCTGGACGCTTTCACCGCCCTGATCCGGCACGGAATCCCCATGCCCACAGACAGTGACGACGCCGTCCAAACCATGGAACTAATCGACCAATGCTACAAAGCCATCGGACTGGAACCCCGTGCCGGCACCCGAAACGAGGCAAACCCCCATGAACGCTAG
- a CDS encoding sugar phosphate isomerase/epimerase, whose product MPRPYTLFTGQWADLPFEEVARLASGWGYDGLEIAVSGDHLDAWRWDEPGYVGSKLAVLEKYSLKVWAISNHLKGQAVCDDPIDFRHQGIVGSKVWGDGDPEGVRTRAAEEMKHTARLAKALGVDTVVGFTGSSIWQYVAMFPPVPEEVIEAGYQDFADRWNPILDVFDECGVRFAHEVHPSEIAYDYWTTVRTLEAIGHREAFGLNWDPSHFMWQGIDPVSFIWDFKDRIYHVDCKDTKLRPTGRNTVLGSHLPWGDPRRGWDFVSAGRGDVPWESSFRALTAIGYNGPISIEWEDAGMDRLHGAPEALAALKKYDFPASNTSFDAAFKQ is encoded by the coding sequence ATGCCCCGCCCGTACACCCTGTTCACCGGCCAGTGGGCCGACCTGCCCTTCGAGGAAGTCGCGCGTTTGGCCTCCGGCTGGGGCTATGACGGCCTGGAAATCGCCGTGTCCGGTGACCATCTGGACGCCTGGCGCTGGGACGAACCCGGCTACGTCGGCTCCAAGCTCGCCGTCCTGGAAAAGTACAGCCTCAAGGTCTGGGCCATCTCCAACCACCTCAAAGGCCAGGCCGTCTGCGATGACCCCATCGACTTCCGCCACCAGGGAATCGTGGGGTCCAAGGTCTGGGGCGACGGCGACCCCGAAGGCGTCCGCACCCGCGCCGCCGAGGAAATGAAACACACCGCCCGGCTCGCCAAAGCCCTCGGCGTGGACACCGTCGTCGGCTTCACCGGCTCCTCCATCTGGCAATACGTCGCGATGTTCCCCCCCGTCCCGGAAGAGGTCATCGAGGCCGGCTACCAGGACTTCGCCGACCGCTGGAACCCCATCCTGGACGTCTTCGACGAATGCGGAGTCCGCTTCGCCCACGAAGTCCATCCCTCCGAAATCGCCTACGACTACTGGACCACCGTCCGCACCCTCGAGGCGATCGGCCACCGCGAAGCGTTCGGCCTCAACTGGGACCCCTCCCACTTCATGTGGCAGGGCATCGACCCGGTCTCCTTCATCTGGGACTTCAAGGACCGGATCTACCACGTGGACTGCAAGGACACCAAGCTGCGCCCCACCGGCCGCAACACGGTCCTGGGCTCCCACCTGCCCTGGGGCGACCCGCGCCGCGGCTGGGACTTCGTCTCCGCAGGCCGAGGCGATGTGCCCTGGGAATCGTCCTTCCGCGCCCTCACCGCGATCGGCTATAACGGCCCCATCAGCATCGAATGGGAAGACGCCGGCATGGACCGCCTCCACGGCGCCCCCGAAGCCCTCGCCGCCCTCAAAAAGTACGACTTCCCGGCGTCGAACACCTCCTTCGACGCCGCCTTCAAGCAGTAG